A region of Tigriopus californicus strain San Diego chromosome 7, Tcal_SD_v2.1, whole genome shotgun sequence DNA encodes the following proteins:
- the LOC131883720 gene encoding uncharacterized protein LOC131883720 isoform X1, which produces MQRSITIIIAWLHMSISSIVGVEINEMHVPAVIESGSHPHIILDCDYQLREAENEQVDVKWFFNNDPQPFFQWLPGRSPQTVGEFFRNRLDLSYSVQGAYKYNKHRALKILHPTAELSGLYKCKVSSFLDEDFMQKKMIVYSPASNVRLTYSKLDHQTINLTCSAFGLYPEPEVKLSWGPLASDHGETTTLTVESEGRFDVSVHKTLSEDLLKPETVFGCLVTIPGTSYSVKEETMYFPGQVLYQITAGKSPLNFSPLILTSAILVGPLWEMMIRGLPAGPPRPPAFVPGSMGVL; this is translated from the exons GTATTGTGGGGGTGGAGATCAATGAGATGCATGTGCCCGCCGTGATCGAGAGCGGATCACATCCGCACATTATCCTTGATTGTGATTACCAGCTGAGAGAGGCGGAGAACGAGCAAGTGGATGTGAAATGGTTCTTCAACAACGATCCTCAGCCGTTCTTTCAATGGCTTCCCGGGCGCTCTCCTCAAACGGTGGGCGAGTTCTTTCGCAATCGCTTGGACTTATCGTATTCTGTTCAGGGAGCCTACAAATACAACAAACATCGGGCCTTGAAAATCCTTCATCCCACGGCTGAATTGAGCGGGCTATATAAATGTAAAGTCAGCTCCTTCTTGGACGAAGACTTcatgcagaaaaaaatgatcgtCTATT CTCCAGCCTCGAATGTTCGTCTCACCTACTCGAAACTGgaccatcaaaccatcaatCTCACATGCTCAGCCTTCGGGCTCTATCCTGAGCCAGAAGTCAAGCTATCGTGGGGACCTCT TGCTTCCGATCATGGAGAAACCACAACCCTAACCGTGGAAAGTGAAGGTCGCTTCGACGTTTCTGTGCATAAAACCTTGTCTGAGGATCTCTTAAAGCCAGAAACGGTTTTTGGTTGTTTGGTAACCATTCCAGGCACGTCATATTCAGTCAAGGAAGAGACCATGTACTTCCCGGGACAAG tGCTTTATCAAATCACGGCGGGTAAATCGCCTTTGAACTTCAGCCCTCTTATTCTCACCTCGGCCATCCTCGTCGGGCCTCTTTGGGAGATGATGATCCGAGGACTGCCAGCAGGACCTCCACGGCCACCAGCATTCGTACCGGGAAGCATGGGTGTCCTTTGA
- the LOC131883720 gene encoding uncharacterized protein LOC131883720 isoform X2, which translates to MHVPAVIESGSHPHIILDCDYQLREAENEQVDVKWFFNNDPQPFFQWLPGRSPQTVGEFFRNRLDLSYSVQGAYKYNKHRALKILHPTAELSGLYKCKVSSFLDEDFMQKKMIVYSPASNVRLTYSKLDHQTINLTCSAFGLYPEPEVKLSWGPLASDHGETTTLTVESEGRFDVSVHKTLSEDLLKPETVFGCLVTIPGTSYSVKEETMYFPGQVLYQITAGKSPLNFSPLILTSAILVGPLWEMMIRGLPAGPPRPPAFVPGSMGVL; encoded by the exons ATGCATGTGCCCGCCGTGATCGAGAGCGGATCACATCCGCACATTATCCTTGATTGTGATTACCAGCTGAGAGAGGCGGAGAACGAGCAAGTGGATGTGAAATGGTTCTTCAACAACGATCCTCAGCCGTTCTTTCAATGGCTTCCCGGGCGCTCTCCTCAAACGGTGGGCGAGTTCTTTCGCAATCGCTTGGACTTATCGTATTCTGTTCAGGGAGCCTACAAATACAACAAACATCGGGCCTTGAAAATCCTTCATCCCACGGCTGAATTGAGCGGGCTATATAAATGTAAAGTCAGCTCCTTCTTGGACGAAGACTTcatgcagaaaaaaatgatcgtCTATT CTCCAGCCTCGAATGTTCGTCTCACCTACTCGAAACTGgaccatcaaaccatcaatCTCACATGCTCAGCCTTCGGGCTCTATCCTGAGCCAGAAGTCAAGCTATCGTGGGGACCTCT TGCTTCCGATCATGGAGAAACCACAACCCTAACCGTGGAAAGTGAAGGTCGCTTCGACGTTTCTGTGCATAAAACCTTGTCTGAGGATCTCTTAAAGCCAGAAACGGTTTTTGGTTGTTTGGTAACCATTCCAGGCACGTCATATTCAGTCAAGGAAGAGACCATGTACTTCCCGGGACAAG tGCTTTATCAAATCACGGCGGGTAAATCGCCTTTGAACTTCAGCCCTCTTATTCTCACCTCGGCCATCCTCGTCGGGCCTCTTTGGGAGATGATGATCCGAGGACTGCCAGCAGGACCTCCACGGCCACCAGCATTCGTACCGGGAAGCATGGGTGTCCTTTGA